Proteins from a single region of Segatella copri:
- a CDS encoding YkvA family protein yields MTLPDFMDYKDKFTQRAFVEKISHVAKRAGAKMVYTALILYYTLESDKVSLKDKALIVGALGYLISPLDVIPDAIPIAGLGDDLAVLLFVLKKVWGEVSEDVKSKAQDKLKKWFDEDEIPSADDLFKDSATDTPV; encoded by the coding sequence ATGACATTACCAGACTTTATGGACTATAAGGACAAGTTCACCCAGCGTGCATTTGTCGAGAAGATTTCGCATGTTGCCAAACGTGCCGGTGCCAAGATGGTTTATACAGCGCTCATTCTCTATTATACGTTAGAGAGTGACAAGGTTTCGCTGAAGGACAAGGCTCTGATTGTAGGAGCCTTGGGTTATCTCATCAGTCCGCTCGATGTGATTCCCGACGCCATACCTATTGCCGGTTTGGGCGATGACCTGGCCGTATTGCTGTTTGTGCTCAAGAAAGTTTGGGGTGAGGTTTCAGAAGATGTAAAGTCAAAGGCTCAGGACAAGTTGAAGAAGTGGTTTGATGAAGATGAGATTCCATCAGCCGATGACCTCTTCAAGGATTCTGCCACCGATACTCCAGTCTGA
- a CDS encoding type I restriction-modification system subunit M, with translation MAKKQDTISIGFEEKIWKAADILRGNLSASQYEGVVLGLIFLKYISDRFEQKFQELQGDEYADPEDKDEYTAENIFFVPAEARWSKISAAAHTPEIGVIIDEALTAIERENERLKGILPKNFARPELDKRRLGDVVDLFTNIEMHDAGEEKDLLGRTYEYCLQQFASLEGKNGGEFYTPSCIVRTLVEILEPYEGRVYDPCCGSGGMFVQSAKFIERHKGNLRKISIYGQEANPDTWKMAHMNLAIRGLDANLGKVFADTFYDDQHPTLKADYILANPPFNLSDWGQSALQEDVRWQYGLPPAGNANFAWMQHMIHHLAPNGKIGLVLANGALSSQSGGEGQIRQAIIEADLVEGIVALPSQLFYSTGIPVSLWFISRNKAQKGKTVFIDARNLGTMVTRKLRELMPDTDIKKITDTFHAFQQGTLEDEKGFCAVCTTEQIAEQDYILTPGRYVGIAEDEGDGVPFEEKMMTLTGELKQLFEESKKQEEEIRLQLKKIGWEV, from the coding sequence ATGGCTAAGAAACAAGATACAATCAGCATTGGTTTTGAAGAGAAAATATGGAAGGCTGCCGATATTCTGAGAGGCAACCTCAGCGCTTCGCAATACGAGGGTGTGGTGCTCGGACTCATTTTTCTGAAATACATCAGCGACCGCTTCGAGCAGAAGTTCCAGGAGCTGCAGGGCGACGAATACGCCGACCCGGAAGATAAGGACGAATACACCGCCGAGAACATCTTCTTTGTGCCTGCTGAAGCCCGATGGAGCAAGATTAGTGCTGCTGCCCACACCCCGGAAATAGGCGTGATAATAGATGAAGCACTTACTGCCATTGAGCGAGAAAACGAAAGACTGAAGGGCATTCTGCCTAAGAATTTCGCCCGTCCGGAGCTTGACAAGCGCCGTCTGGGTGATGTGGTAGATCTCTTTACGAACATAGAAATGCACGATGCTGGCGAGGAGAAAGACCTGCTGGGCAGAACCTACGAATACTGTCTGCAGCAGTTTGCCAGCCTGGAGGGCAAGAATGGTGGCGAGTTCTATACGCCTTCCTGCATTGTCCGCACGCTGGTAGAGATACTGGAGCCTTACGAGGGCAGAGTCTATGACCCTTGCTGCGGAAGCGGTGGTATGTTTGTGCAGAGCGCCAAGTTTATAGAGCGCCACAAGGGAAACCTGCGCAAAATCAGTATCTATGGTCAGGAGGCAAACCCTGATACGTGGAAGATGGCGCACATGAACCTTGCCATCCGTGGCTTGGATGCGAACTTAGGAAAAGTCTTTGCCGACACATTCTATGATGACCAGCACCCTACGCTGAAGGCAGATTACATTCTTGCCAATCCTCCTTTCAACCTCAGCGACTGGGGGCAGAGTGCGCTTCAGGAAGATGTGCGCTGGCAGTATGGTTTGCCACCTGCTGGCAACGCCAACTTTGCGTGGATGCAGCACATGATTCACCATCTGGCACCTAACGGAAAGATAGGTTTGGTGCTGGCGAATGGTGCGCTTTCGAGTCAGAGTGGCGGCGAGGGACAGATTCGCCAAGCCATCATCGAAGCCGACCTGGTAGAGGGAATCGTGGCTTTGCCTTCTCAGTTGTTCTACAGTACGGGTATTCCTGTAAGTCTTTGGTTTATCAGCCGCAACAAGGCGCAGAAGGGCAAGACTGTGTTTATCGACGCCCGTAATCTGGGCACGATGGTTACCCGCAAGCTTCGTGAGCTGATGCCTGATACGGACATCAAGAAGATTACCGACACCTTCCATGCGTTCCAGCAGGGAACCCTGGAGGATGAAAAAGGCTTCTGTGCCGTATGCACCACTGAGCAGATTGCCGAGCAAGATTACATCCTGACTCCTGGCAGATACGTAGGAATCGCCGAAGACGAAGGAGACGGAGTGCCTTTCGAGGAGAAAATGATGACTCTAACCGGAGAGCTGAAGCAGCTGTTTGAGGAAAGCAAGAAGCAGGAAGAAGAGATCAGATTGCAGTTGAAGAAAATTGGATGGGAGGTGTAA
- a CDS encoding trypsin-like peptidase domain-containing protein: MKKLSNYVVAVLCVSSLAFSAGAFMKVNATPAVTAAPAGQPVDLTYAAEKALPAVVHIKYVQNSKVKTVDVQDDPFGGFFDPFGFFGNPEQGNGGTRKQKVQTPKREATGSGVIISQDGYIVTNNHVVEGADELTVTLNDNREFSARIIGTDKTTDLALIKIDGKNLPTLPIADSDKVKVGEWVIAVGNPFGLNNTVTAGIISAKARSLGANGVESFIQTDAAINAGNSGGALVNTQGELVGINAMLYSQTGSYSGYGFAIPTSIMNKVVDDLKKYGSVQRVMLSIQGSDVLNYINAQKENGKDVDLGTNEGVYIAKVDEDGNGAEAGLKEGDVITKVDGKKVTKMAELQEILNGKRPGDKMSITYLHNKKASTKTITLKNAQGNTSVIKSADLDVLGGSFRPITESQKNQLNIKYGVEVMKVNSGALKDGGISRGFIIQRINDNNINTIDDLQKAVKSASTSKDPVLYIQGVWPTGKKAYFAVPLQKD; encoded by the coding sequence ATGAAAAAATTAAGTAATTATGTTGTGGCTGTGCTCTGCGTTAGTTCGCTCGCATTTTCAGCCGGTGCTTTCATGAAAGTAAATGCTACACCTGCAGTTACCGCTGCGCCAGCAGGTCAGCCTGTAGACTTAACCTATGCTGCCGAGAAGGCGCTGCCTGCTGTAGTACATATTAAATACGTACAGAACTCGAAGGTGAAGACGGTAGATGTGCAGGACGACCCATTCGGAGGTTTCTTCGACCCGTTCGGCTTCTTCGGCAACCCTGAACAGGGCAACGGAGGTACACGCAAGCAGAAAGTGCAGACTCCGAAGAGAGAGGCTACAGGTTCGGGCGTCATCATCAGCCAGGACGGTTACATCGTTACCAACAACCACGTGGTAGAAGGTGCTGACGAGCTGACCGTAACACTGAACGACAACCGTGAATTCTCGGCACGCATCATCGGAACCGACAAGACTACCGACCTCGCCCTCATCAAGATAGACGGCAAGAACCTGCCTACCCTGCCTATCGCTGACAGCGACAAGGTGAAGGTGGGTGAATGGGTCATCGCCGTGGGCAACCCATTCGGACTGAACAATACGGTTACAGCCGGCATTATCTCAGCCAAGGCACGTTCGCTCGGTGCCAACGGTGTAGAGAGTTTCATCCAGACCGATGCTGCCATCAACGCAGGTAACTCGGGCGGTGCACTCGTCAACACCCAGGGCGAACTGGTAGGCATCAACGCCATGCTCTATTCACAGACCGGTTCTTACTCCGGCTACGGTTTCGCCATCCCTACCTCTATCATGAACAAGGTGGTAGACGACCTGAAGAAATACGGCAGCGTACAGCGCGTGATGCTGAGCATACAGGGAAGCGATGTGCTGAACTATATCAACGCCCAGAAGGAGAACGGCAAGGATGTGGACCTGGGAACCAACGAGGGTGTTTACATTGCCAAGGTAGATGAAGACGGCAACGGTGCTGAGGCAGGACTGAAGGAAGGTGACGTGATTACCAAGGTTGACGGCAAGAAGGTGACCAAGATGGCTGAGCTGCAGGAAATCCTGAACGGCAAGCGCCCTGGCGACAAGATGAGCATCACCTACCTGCACAACAAGAAGGCAAGCACCAAGACCATCACGCTGAAGAATGCCCAGGGTAATACTTCGGTTATCAAGAGTGCCGACCTCGACGTGCTCGGCGGCAGCTTCCGCCCTATTACAGAGAGCCAGAAGAACCAGCTCAACATCAAGTATGGTGTAGAGGTAATGAAGGTGAACAGCGGCGCCCTGAAGGATGGTGGCATTTCACGCGGTTTCATCATCCAGCGCATCAACGACAACAATATCAATACGATTGATGACCTGCAGAAGGCTGTAAAGAGTGCTTCTACCAGCAAGGATCCAGTGCTCTACATCCAGGGTGTATGGCCAACAGGCAAGAAGGCTTACTTCGCAGTTCCGCTGCAGAAAGACTAA
- a CDS encoding restriction endonuclease subunit S: MEWKEVRLGDVCSELSDGLHKAPKFIVNGEYIFVNAKNLYNGYILDNDPTKKTSHEEYLKYKKPLGKHSILYSIDGTIGNIAKYRGEKCVLGKGACYINCNPEIVESSYLYYQLQSPHFKSYIHLMSTGSTIKHISLKTMRDYVFELPSLEDQRHIASILSSLDRKIEMNNKINADLEEMAQAIFKNWFVDFEPFKDGKFVDSELGMIPEGWKVGSPYEYVKVVYGAPYKSAKFNDNGEGLPLIRIRDLKDCNPQFYTPEILPQTEYVNMGDIVAGMDAEFVPHIWKGNTGLLNQRVCKLMPQQTSISNLFVLYLMKPELEFVQSYKTGTTVSHLGKADIDKFVVVLPPLKVVEECSKILDSILQRIKNISAESRNLSTLRDTLLPRLMSGELEVPE, from the coding sequence ATGGAGTGGAAAGAAGTTAGATTGGGGGATGTGTGCTCTGAACTAAGTGATGGCTTACATAAAGCTCCTAAGTTTATTGTGAATGGAGAATATATATTTGTCAATGCAAAAAACTTGTATAATGGTTATATTCTTGATAATGACCCAACAAAAAAGACAAGTCATGAAGAATATTTAAAGTACAAGAAACCATTGGGCAAACATTCAATTCTTTACTCTATTGATGGAACGATAGGCAATATTGCAAAATATAGAGGAGAAAAATGTGTATTGGGCAAAGGTGCTTGCTATATAAATTGTAATCCAGAAATTGTAGAATCTTCGTATCTCTACTATCAATTACAAAGCCCTCATTTTAAGTCATATATCCATTTGATGAGTACAGGGTCAACAATAAAACATATTTCCCTGAAGACCATGAGAGATTATGTTTTTGAATTGCCTTCTCTTGAAGACCAGCGCCACATAGCCTCCATCCTTTCTTCTCTCGACCGGAAGATAGAGATGAACAACAAGATCAATGCTGATTTGGAGGAGATGGCGCAGGCTATTTTCAAGAATTGGTTCGTTGACTTTGAGCCTTTCAAGGATGGTAAGTTCGTGGATAGTGAATTGGGAATGATTCCGGAAGGATGGAAAGTAGGAAGCCCATATGAATATGTGAAAGTTGTTTATGGTGCTCCTTATAAATCTGCAAAGTTCAATGATAATGGAGAAGGTCTTCCTTTAATAAGAATTAGGGATTTAAAAGATTGCAATCCGCAATTCTATACACCGGAAATACTTCCGCAAACAGAATATGTTAATATGGGAGACATAGTTGCTGGTATGGATGCAGAATTTGTCCCTCATATTTGGAAAGGTAATACGGGATTGCTGAATCAGCGAGTGTGCAAATTAATGCCGCAACAGACATCAATTAGCAATTTGTTTGTTCTTTATTTAATGAAACCAGAGTTAGAATTTGTTCAGTCATACAAAACGGGAACAACTGTTAGTCATTTGGGTAAAGCAGACATAGATAAGTTTGTTGTTGTTCTTCCTCCTTTGAAAGTAGTAGAAGAATGTAGTAAAATACTTGATTCAATACTTCAAAGAATAAAGAATATCTCAGCAGAATCTCGCAACCTCTCAACTCTCCGCGACACCCTTCTCCCTCGCTTAATGTCAGGCGAGCTGGAAGTCCCGGAATAA
- a CDS encoding IS1182 family transposase encodes MAKIQIKSETRHELSFFPNSFDDYVPKDSKVRMVDRIVRSMDINPLMDTYDGIGAPPYSPKMLLSLVVFAYINGVYSCRGIADALKYDVRYMWICGGKRLSFATINRFRTNHMIKCIDFYFDAVVSILVEKGVISLEEQYVDGTKIESKANKYTFVWKKTVEKNRAKLLEKTSAALAQIKEQIRLNGGSDIREEDSEPATSAKDVKRSARLCERQAKNLPKAKLTGREKQKLNTQIDHLFKASDKLCEYEKSLDILGERNSYSKTDPDATFMRLKEDAMNNGQTKPAYNLQIATENQYWTNFALYPNPTDTLTFKPFLDKYKKRYGKQSKSVTADSGYGSEENYEYLEMEEMMGYVKYNWFHKEQHKPFKEDAFNQANFYYNRDDDYYVCPMGQHMEPCGQRQTKSDSGYVSVITLYRAQRCDGCPLGSLCKKSKGNRTIYVNHKLNAYKKEAFLLLTSEEGLKHRRQRPIEPEAVFGQMKADMHYKRFRHFGMDKVYMDLGLFGMGFNLKKYLGIKR; translated from the coding sequence ATGGCAAAGATACAAATAAAATCTGAAACTCGGCACGAATTGAGCTTTTTTCCTAACTCTTTCGATGATTATGTGCCAAAAGACAGCAAAGTTCGTATGGTGGATCGTATTGTTCGCAGTATGGACATCAACCCTCTCATGGATACCTATGATGGGATTGGTGCTCCTCCTTACAGTCCGAAGATGCTTCTAAGTTTAGTTGTTTTTGCCTATATCAATGGCGTTTATTCCTGTCGTGGCATAGCGGACGCACTTAAATACGATGTTCGCTATATGTGGATTTGTGGAGGCAAGCGACTGTCTTTCGCGACCATCAACCGCTTTAGAACCAATCATATGATAAAGTGCATCGACTTCTATTTTGATGCAGTCGTCTCCATATTGGTTGAAAAGGGCGTGATTAGTCTGGAGGAACAATATGTTGATGGCACTAAGATAGAGTCGAAAGCAAACAAGTACACGTTTGTATGGAAGAAGACCGTGGAAAAGAACAGGGCTAAGCTCTTGGAAAAGACATCTGCTGCATTGGCTCAGATAAAAGAACAAATTCGCCTGAATGGCGGGAGTGACATTAGGGAAGAAGACAGCGAGCCAGCCACTTCAGCCAAGGATGTAAAGAGAAGTGCACGTTTGTGTGAGAGGCAAGCGAAGAACCTTCCTAAGGCAAAGCTTACAGGAAGAGAGAAGCAAAAGCTAAATACTCAGATAGATCACTTGTTCAAAGCCTCGGACAAACTGTGCGAGTATGAAAAATCACTGGATATACTGGGCGAGAGAAACAGTTACTCCAAGACTGATCCCGATGCGACCTTCATGCGCCTCAAGGAAGATGCCATGAACAATGGGCAGACAAAGCCTGCCTATAACCTTCAAATTGCGACAGAGAATCAATATTGGACGAATTTCGCCCTTTATCCCAATCCAACAGACACCCTGACCTTCAAGCCTTTTTTGGATAAGTACAAGAAAAGATATGGAAAGCAATCCAAGAGCGTCACCGCAGACTCAGGGTATGGCTCGGAGGAGAACTACGAGTACCTAGAGATGGAAGAGATGATGGGTTATGTAAAGTACAACTGGTTTCACAAGGAACAGCATAAGCCTTTCAAGGAGGATGCCTTCAACCAAGCGAACTTCTACTACAACAGGGATGATGACTATTATGTCTGCCCCATGGGACAACACATGGAACCTTGTGGACAACGGCAAACGAAAAGTGACTCCGGCTATGTGTCTGTCATTACATTATATAGAGCACAACGATGTGATGGATGTCCGCTTGGAAGTCTCTGCAAGAAATCCAAAGGCAACAGAACCATATATGTCAACCATAAACTGAATGCATATAAAAAGGAAGCCTTCCTGCTACTAACGTCTGAAGAGGGCTTGAAACACAGAAGACAGCGACCGATAGAGCCGGAAGCTGTATTTGGGCAGATGAAGGCAGATATGCATTATAAGCGATTCAGGCATTTTGGAATGGACAAGGTTTACATGGATCTAGGATTGTTCGGAATGGGATTCAATTTGAAGAAATATTTGGGTATAAAACGATAA
- a CDS encoding smalltalk protein, with amino-acid sequence MKANTWKTILQIAISILTAIATTLGVTSCMG; translated from the coding sequence ATGAAAGCGAACACTTGGAAAACAATTCTTCAGATAGCCATCAGCATACTGACCGCTATCGCTACTACGCTAGGAGTAACGAGCTGCATGGGATAA
- a CDS encoding MvaI/BcnI family restriction endonuclease, with translation MVNMRPFTAFEQKNLKFLVNHNVKFTQVEITPTGLGKGILDSTAPMRAYFLENGIHNYEEQLQGQEHKQIKQACILTDATQFFTKASFYRPNTKKGDPRMWIYGLGAHTDGNDIHVLFWHEQTLYSINISHIDIEKCYDSVLITPMQEILKEINKEGNSVSEELLGRFRAVKDQWFESEVTADTGIGRTIESFLGISMNSDKTPDYKGIELKSHRDKRSSKKNVLFTQTPDWGISKLKSGREIVEKYGYSNENGFKTYQNTVQCAPPNSQMMFLNVNHVDELLELQAERRKVEDIAAWRLVKLHQRLQIKHHETFWIEVENELNNGKEYFRYKQIEHTKNPNVGQFDVLLEQNIITVDLLLCRPSGHGDTYSFKIKKKGMALLFPESVIYNI, from the coding sequence ATGGTTAATATGCGTCCATTTACTGCTTTTGAGCAGAAGAATTTAAAATTTCTTGTAAACCACAATGTGAAGTTTACACAAGTAGAGATTACCCCTACTGGCTTAGGTAAGGGTATTCTTGACTCAACAGCTCCTATGCGAGCCTATTTTCTTGAAAATGGTATTCATAACTATGAGGAACAACTTCAAGGTCAAGAACATAAGCAAATAAAACAAGCTTGCATTCTTACCGATGCAACACAATTTTTCACGAAAGCATCCTTTTATCGTCCAAATACAAAGAAAGGAGACCCTCGAATGTGGATATATGGATTGGGTGCACATACAGACGGTAATGACATTCATGTTTTGTTTTGGCATGAACAAACTTTGTATAGTATCAATATATCTCATATAGATATAGAGAAATGCTACGATTCAGTTCTCATTACGCCTATGCAGGAGATTTTGAAAGAAATTAACAAAGAGGGAAACTCTGTTTCAGAGGAACTTCTTGGGCGTTTCCGTGCTGTTAAAGATCAGTGGTTTGAATCAGAAGTAACGGCTGACACTGGAATTGGCAGAACTATAGAGTCTTTCCTTGGAATCAGTATGAATAGTGACAAGACTCCTGATTACAAGGGAATAGAATTGAAGAGTCATAGGGATAAAAGAAGCAGCAAGAAAAATGTACTATTTACCCAAACCCCAGATTGGGGAATTAGTAAATTGAAATCTGGACGAGAAATTGTCGAGAAATACGGTTACAGCAATGAAAACGGTTTCAAAACTTACCAAAACACTGTTCAATGCGCTCCACCAAACAGTCAAATGATGTTCTTGAATGTCAACCATGTAGACGAACTTCTTGAATTACAAGCTGAGAGAAGAAAAGTTGAAGATATTGCAGCTTGGAGGTTAGTAAAGTTACACCAACGTTTACAAATAAAACATCATGAAACATTCTGGATTGAAGTAGAAAACGAGTTAAACAATGGTAAGGAATACTTTCGCTATAAGCAGATAGAGCATACAAAGAATCCGAATGTTGGTCAGTTTGATGTGCTTCTTGAACAGAACATAATAACTGTTGATTTGCTGCTTTGTCGTCCAAGTGGACATGGCGATACTTATTCTTTCAAAATCAAGAAGAAGGGGATGGCTTTGCTATTTCCGGAATCAGTAATATACAACATCTAG
- a CDS encoding IS1182 family transposase has translation MAKIQIKSETRHELSFFPNSFDDYVPKDSKVRMVDRIVRSMDINPLMDTYDGIGAPPYSPKMLLSLVVFAYINGVYSCRGIADALKYDVRYMWICGGKQLSFATINRFRSHHMIKCIDFYFDAVVSILVEKGVISLEEQYVDGTKIESKANKYTFVWKKTVEKNRAKLLEKTSAALAQIKEQIRLNGGSDIKEEDSEPATSAKDVERSARLCERQVKNLPKAKLTGREKQKLNTQIDHLFKASDKLCEYEKSLDILGERNSYSKTDPDATFMRLKEDAMNNGQTKPAYNLQIATENQYWTNFALYPNPTDTLTFKPFLDKYKKRYGKQSKSVTADSGYGSEENYEYLEMEEMVGYVKYNWFHKEQHKPFKEDAFNQANFYYNRDDDYYVCPMGQHMEPCGQRQTKSDSGYVSVITLYRAQRCDGCPLGSLCKKSKGNRTIYVNHKLNAYKKEAFLLLTSEEGLKHRSQRPIEPEAVFGQMKADMHYKRFRHFGMDKVYMDLGLFGMGFNLKKYLGIKR, from the coding sequence ATGGCAAAGATACAAATAAAATCTGAAACTCGGCACGAATTGAGCTTTTTTCCTAACTCTTTCGATGATTATGTGCCAAAAGACAGCAAAGTTCGTATGGTGGATCGTATTGTTCGCAGTATGGACATCAACCCTCTCATGGATACCTATGATGGGATTGGTGCTCCTCCTTACAGTCCGAAGATGCTTCTAAGTTTAGTTGTTTTTGCCTATATCAATGGCGTTTATTCCTGTCGTGGCATAGCGGACGCACTTAAATACGATGTTCGCTATATGTGGATTTGTGGAGGTAAGCAATTATCTTTCGCAACAATCAACCGCTTTAGATCCCATCATATGATTAAATGCATCGACTTTTATTTTGATGCGGTCGTCTCCATATTGGTTGAAAAGGGCGTGATTAGTCTGGAGGAACAATATGTTGATGGTACTAAGATAGAGTCGAAAGCAAACAAGTACACGTTTGTATGGAAGAAGACCGTGGAAAAGAACAGGGCTAAGCTCTTGGAAAAGACCTCTGCTGCATTGGCTCAGATAAAAGAACAAATTCGCCTGAATGGCGGGAGTGACATTAAGGAAGAAGACAGCGAGCCAGCCACTTCCGCCAAGGATGTAGAGAGAAGTGCACGTTTGTGTGAGAGGCAAGTGAAGAACCTTCCTAAGGCAAAGCTTACAGGAAGAGAGAAGCAAAAGCTAAATACTCAGATAGATCACTTGTTCAAAGCCTCGGACAAACTGTGCGAGTATGAAAAATCACTGGATATACTGGGCGAGAGAAACAGTTACTCCAAGACCGATCCCGATGCGACCTTCATGCGCCTCAAGGAAGATGCCATGAACAATGGGCAGACAAAGCCTGCCTATAACCTTCAAATTGCGACAGAGAATCAATATTGGACGAATTTCGCCCTTTATCCCAATCCAACAGACACCCTGACCTTCAAGCCTTTTTTGGATAAGTACAAGAAAAGATATGGAAAGCAATCCAAGAGCGTCACCGCAGACTCAGGGTATGGCTCGGAGGAGAACTACGAGTACCTAGAGATGGAAGAAATGGTGGGTTATGTAAAGTACAACTGGTTTCACAAGGAACAGCATAAGCCTTTCAAGGAGGATGCCTTCAACCAAGCGAACTTCTACTACAACAGGGATGATGACTATTATGTCTGCCCCATGGGACAACACATGGAACCTTGTGGACAACGGCAAACGAAAAGTGACTCCGGCTATGTGTCTGTCATTACATTATATAGAGCACAACGATGTGATGGATGTCCGCTTGGAAGTCTCTGCAAGAAATCCAAAGGCAACAGAACCATATATGTCAACCATAAACTGAATGCATATAAAAAGGAAGCCTTCCTGCTACTAACGTCTGAAGAGGGCTTGAAACACAGAAGCCAGCGACCGATAGAGCCGGAAGCTGTATTTGGGCAGATGAAGGCAGATATGCATTATAAGCGATTCAGGCATTTTGGAATGGACAAGGTTTACATGGATCTAGGATTGTTCGGAATGGGATTCAATTTGAAGAAATATTTGGGTATAAAACGATAA
- a CDS encoding DNA cytosine methyltransferase, with product MSEKKEFISTRKGITYLDLFAGAGGFSEGFMQAYTDDKYYNFRLASDINENCELTHRVRYNKMLGLDTKFMCQDIMEDSFLPNLLKEIGNQEIDVVTGGPSCQSFSLAGRRKKLDKRDDLFFHYLKVIKALRPKYFVMENVKGILTKDEGRIKERILREIRSIVDDAKMNQLYAFLEDVLKPQMPASLYYALYIRLCMETSTDNWDKQNEIFFENLEQQLKDVTKHLPYSVSKSDESVNTIRHGLLLLKMKQQRDSIRKQVIQLKTSAHIDNDTFMDGYNAIIETISDEQILEKTLDAVDKVANMGDCMDEAQSLKKSLEILTSTFDECIEYIQEQLKGKTDLLNHLNEMMKEIRLYNIEEPFVLLSSNYGVPQNRERVVFIGCRNDQEVIKEIPATVSDDEKVKVYEALWDLNMIGNGETVTSYKKPKLNPKFEDTKIQRAIQGEPDEHGLLFSEWSKIGRLGHRFTFDKEPFYVMNMDELDKPQKYLHMDLFNHQTSLQNEKVRERLRIIAAHGDYDEAKVELKEKGLDSQKRNYVVLNPLGQSPTVCTMPDDFIHYSAYRPMTVREMARLQSFDDSFVFQGKRQTGGNNRQKEIPQYTLVGNAVPPLMARAIANTLLKHIK from the coding sequence ATGTCTGAAAAGAAAGAGTTTATTTCAACCCGAAAGGGCATTACATATCTTGATTTGTTTGCTGGGGCTGGTGGCTTCAGTGAGGGCTTCATGCAAGCCTATACGGATGACAAGTATTACAATTTTCGTTTAGCAAGCGATATAAACGAGAATTGTGAACTCACACATCGTGTACGTTACAATAAGATGCTAGGTCTTGATACTAAGTTCATGTGTCAAGACATTATGGAAGATTCTTTTTTACCTAATCTTCTCAAAGAAATTGGCAATCAAGAAATCGATGTTGTAACTGGTGGTCCAAGTTGCCAGTCGTTTAGTCTTGCAGGTCGCAGAAAGAAACTAGATAAGCGTGATGACCTGTTCTTCCATTACCTAAAGGTAATTAAAGCTTTACGCCCTAAATACTTTGTAATGGAGAATGTAAAGGGAATATTAACAAAGGATGAAGGACGAATAAAAGAGAGAATTCTTCGTGAAATCAGATCAATCGTTGATGATGCGAAAATGAATCAGCTCTATGCTTTCTTGGAAGATGTGTTGAAACCACAGATGCCTGCATCCTTATACTATGCCTTATATATTAGGCTTTGTATGGAAACGTCCACAGACAATTGGGATAAGCAGAATGAGATTTTCTTTGAGAATCTTGAGCAACAATTAAAGGATGTGACCAAGCATTTACCATATAGCGTTAGCAAGAGTGACGAAAGTGTAAATACTATTCGTCATGGACTTTTGTTGTTAAAAATGAAACAGCAAAGAGATTCTATCCGTAAACAGGTCATTCAGTTAAAAACCAGTGCACACATTGACAATGACACTTTTATGGATGGTTACAATGCTATAATTGAAACTATATCAGATGAGCAGATTCTAGAAAAGACTTTAGATGCTGTTGATAAAGTGGCAAATATGGGTGATTGTATGGATGAAGCTCAGTCCTTGAAAAAGTCTTTGGAAATATTGACATCTACATTTGATGAGTGTATAGAATATATTCAAGAGCAACTCAAAGGTAAAACAGACCTTCTCAATCATCTAAATGAGATGATGAAGGAGATTCGTCTTTACAATATAGAAGAGCCATTTGTTCTTTTGTCTTCAAACTATGGTGTTCCTCAAAATCGTGAGCGAGTCGTGTTTATTGGTTGCCGAAATGACCAAGAGGTTATTAAAGAGATTCCAGCCACCGTCAGTGATGACGAGAAAGTGAAAGTTTATGAAGCTCTTTGGGATTTGAATATGATAGGAAATGGTGAAACAGTAACTTCGTATAAGAAGCCAAAGTTGAACCCGAAATTTGAAGATACAAAAATTCAAAGAGCTATTCAGGGTGAGCCAGATGAACATGGACTTTTGTTTTCTGAATGGTCAAAAATTGGTCGTTTGGGACATCGCTTTACGTTTGATAAGGAACCGTTCTATGTGATGAATATGGATGAGTTGGATAAACCGCAGAAATATCTGCATATGGATTTGTTCAATCACCAAACAAGTCTGCAGAATGAAAAAGTTCGTGAACGACTGCGCATTATTGCTGCACATGGTGATTATGATGAGGCAAAGGTTGAACTGAAAGAAAAGGGATTGGATTCTCAGAAACGAAACTATGTAGTTTTGAATCCTCTTGGACAAAGTCCTACAGTATGTACAATGCCAGATGACTTTATTCATTATTCTGCGTATCGTCCTATGACTGTTCGTGAAATGGCTCGCCTCCAGAGTTTTGACGATTCGTTTGTGTTCCAAGGTAAACGTCAGACAGGTGGTAACAATCGCCAAAAAGAGATACCTCAATACACACTTGTAGGTAATGCTGTCCCACCGCTAATGGCAAGGGCAATTGCCAATACATTGTTGAAACATATAAAGTAA